The DNA segment CCGCGCTACTTTACGCTGCGTCGCCTCGATTTCGGCGGTTGCCGCCTTTCCCTGGCAACGCCGGTCGATGAAACCTGGGATGGCCCCGCCGCGCTGGATGGCAAACGCATCGCCACCTCTTATCCCCACCTGCTCAAACGTTATCTCGATCAGAAAGGCGTTTCCTTTAAATCCTGTTTGCTGAACGGTTCTGTGGAAGTGGCTCCGCGCGCGGGCCTCGCCGATGCCATCTGCGATCTGGTTTCGACCGGTGCGACACTGGAAGCCAACGGTCTGCGCGAAGTGGAAGTGATTTACCGTTCTAAAGCCTGTCTGATCCAGCGTGACGGTGAGATGACCGACGCCAAGCAGCAACTGGTCGATAAGCTGCTGACCCGTATTCAGGGGGTTATCCAGGCTCGCGAATCGAAATACATCATGATGCACGCGCCAAGCGAGCGTCTGGAAGAGGTCATCGCGCTGCTGCCAGGTGCCGAGCGCCCAACTATTCTGCCGCTGGCTGGCGATCAGCAGCGCGTGGCGATGCACATGGTCAGCAGTGAAACCCTGTTCTGGGAGACGATGGAAAAACTGAAAGCGCTCGGCGCCAGCTCAATTCTGGTGCTGCCGATTGAGAAAATGATGGAATAATTGCGCGCGACGGCGCCCGGTGGCGCATTCGCTTACCGGGCCTACGGGTCCTGTAGGCCGGATAAGCAAGGCGTCATCCGGCATAAAAAGGAAAGTGACATGAGCTTTAGCACAATCATTAACTGGAACACGTGTTCCTCTGAGCAGCAGCGTGAATTACTGATGCGCCCGGCGATTTCCGCGTCTGACAGCATCACCCGCACCGTGAGCGAGATTCTGGATAACGTCAAAGCCCGTGGCGATGACGCCCTGCGCGAGTACAGCGCGAAGTTTGATAAAACCGAGGTTGCGGCGCTGAAGGTGACCGCGGAAGAGATAGCCGCCGCCAGCGCACGACTGAGCGACGATCTCAAGCAAGCGATGGCTGTCGCGGTGCAAAACATTGAAACCTTCCACAACGCGCAGAAATTACCGACCGTTGATGTGGAAACCCAGCCAGGCGTACGCTGCCAGCAGGTGACACGTCCGGTGGCGTCCGTCGGTTTGTATATTCCCGGCGGATCCGCCCCGCTCTTTTCTACCGTACTGATGCTCGCCACGCCGGCGCGCATTGCGGGCTGTAAGAAGGTGGTGCTGTGTTCCCCGCCGCCGATTGCCGATGAAATTCTCTACGCGGCGCAGCTGTGCGGTGTGCAGGAAGTCTTTAACGTTGGCGGCGCACAGGCCATTGCCGCCCTAGCGTTTGGCAGCGAATCCGTGCCGAAAGTGGACAAAATTTTTGGCCCTGGAAACGCGTTTGTGACCGAAGCGAAGCGTCAGGTCAGTCAGCGTCTCGACGGCGCAGCGATTGACATGCCAGCCGGACCGTCCGAAGTATTGGTGATTGCCGACAGCGGCGCCACGCCGGATTTCGTCGCCTCCGACCTGCTTTCGCAAGCCGAACACGGTCCGGATTCCCAGGTCATTCTGCTGACCCCGGATACCGATATCGCCCGTCGCGTTGCCGAAGCGGTTGAACGTCAACTGGCTGAACTCCCGCGTGCAGAAACGGCGCGTCAGGCGCTCAGCGCCAGTCGATTAATCGTGACGAAAGATTTAGCGCAGTGCGTTGCCATCTCTAACCTCTATGGTCCTGAGCACCTGATTATTCAAACCCGTAATGCCCGCGA comes from the Citrobacter amalonaticus genome and includes:
- the hisG gene encoding ATP phosphoribosyltransferase; protein product: MLDNSRLRIAIQKSGRLSDDSRELLARCGIKINLHTQRLIAMAENMPIDILRVRDDDIPGLVMDGVVDLGIIGENVLEEELLNRRAQGEDPRYFTLRRLDFGGCRLSLATPVDETWDGPAALDGKRIATSYPHLLKRYLDQKGVSFKSCLLNGSVEVAPRAGLADAICDLVSTGATLEANGLREVEVIYRSKACLIQRDGEMTDAKQQLVDKLLTRIQGVIQARESKYIMMHAPSERLEEVIALLPGAERPTILPLAGDQQRVAMHMVSSETLFWETMEKLKALGASSILVLPIEKMME
- the hisD gene encoding histidinol dehydrogenase — protein: MSFSTIINWNTCSSEQQRELLMRPAISASDSITRTVSEILDNVKARGDDALREYSAKFDKTEVAALKVTAEEIAAASARLSDDLKQAMAVAVQNIETFHNAQKLPTVDVETQPGVRCQQVTRPVASVGLYIPGGSAPLFSTVLMLATPARIAGCKKVVLCSPPPIADEILYAAQLCGVQEVFNVGGAQAIAALAFGSESVPKVDKIFGPGNAFVTEAKRQVSQRLDGAAIDMPAGPSEVLVIADSGATPDFVASDLLSQAEHGPDSQVILLTPDTDIARRVAEAVERQLAELPRAETARQALSASRLIVTKDLAQCVAISNLYGPEHLIIQTRNARDMVDDITSAGSVFLGDWSPESAGDYASGTNHVLPTYGYTATCSSLGLADFQKRMTVQELSKAGFSALASTIETLAAAERLTAHKNAVTLRVNALKEQA